ATCATGAGCGACAGAACGGATGCAAGTATTATCTTCATTAGAGCTCTCCATAGTATTGGATCGAACGATGGCGGATATTTTAAATAGAGACCCGATAATGTCAAGACCATCCGGGATGCGTCAGCGCTCCGCTCCTCGAGCGCTCTCCGAGTATGCCTCGATAACACGCCGAAACTGCCTGCGAAGCTCCTCATCGGCAATGCCGCTTTCGTTCACGATACCATCCACCCAGGGCGGGGCTTCTTGCGGATGTGCCGCCGGCGTGTGCACGGCAGTATTTTCCCGGGGCGGCTCCGGAATATCGCCGATACGCGTACGTATCTCGGTCACGGTCATGCCGAGCGCATCCCGTATCCTTTTCTTAAGCTCACCCTGGAGGAGTGACAGTTCATTCGCCCATACGCTCTCGCGCACCAGTATCGTAAGTACGCCCTTGGCTATGGAGGCGGGCATGGACCTCCCCCCGATGACCGGTCCCACGATGAGCTTCCATGCGCGCATGAGCCTGAGGTAGTCCGAGAACTCGGTAAGTCCGGCGTCATCGAAATACGCCCGAAGAACATCGGCCATGGGATCGACGGCCTGCCGCGGTCGTTTCTTCTCGTATGCCATACCTCCATTGTAGAGTGCGGCTTGACTTTTGTCCACACTATTTTATAATCGAGGTATTCGTTGCGGGCATTTGCATGGTGAATACAGCAAGGCTCATGCGGAGGATATGATGGATGATTTGGTAGTACGCACTGATTTCCTCGGCTCGAACAAGGAAGTAGCCCTGATAAGTGCGAAGGGTTATATCGATACGGTCACGGTTCCCGAGGTCGAGAAGGCGCTGCAGGGCATCGTGAAAGACAAGAAGTATAAGATTATCGTTGATCTCAAGAACATCGATTATGTGTCCAGCGCCGGCTGGGGCTCGTTCGTGAGCGAAATAAAGGACCTGCGCGACAACGGCGGCGACCTTGTCCTCGTCAATATGTCAGCGGACGTCTATGACGTCTATGAACTCATGGAATTCTCGTCCATCTTAAAGTCATATAACGACCTGAAAGAAGCACTGTCGCATTTCGGGGCTTCCGCTTCCGGCGAAGCGTTCGTCGACCCCTCAAAAGGCATGGTAAAAGGGCAGTCGGCGACCGATAATCTAAAGAACAAAAACGCCGATAATCAGAAGAAACGCTAGCGCGGGTGTATTTCCGGACGTTCCGGCGACCATTCCCGCGGGGAATGATGAACTGCCGTGCCTGAT
The genomic region above belongs to Spirochaetota bacterium and contains:
- a CDS encoding STAS domain-containing protein, translating into MDDLVVRTDFLGSNKEVALISAKGYIDTVTVPEVEKALQGIVKDKKYKIIVDLKNIDYVSSAGWGSFVSEIKDLRDNGGDLVLVNMSADVYDVYELMEFSSILKSYNDLKEALSHFGASASGEAFVDPSKGMVKGQSATDNLKNKNADNQKKR
- a CDS encoding DUF721 domain-containing protein — translated: MAYEKKRPRQAVDPMADVLRAYFDDAGLTEFSDYLRLMRAWKLIVGPVIGGRSMPASIAKGVLTILVRESVWANELSLLQGELKKRIRDALGMTVTEIRTRIGDIPEPPRENTAVHTPAAHPQEAPPWVDGIVNESGIADEELRRQFRRVIEAYSESARGAER